In Priestia megaterium NBRC 15308 = ATCC 14581, the following proteins share a genomic window:
- a CDS encoding RNA-binding S4 domain-containing protein gives MRLDKFLKVSRLIKRRTLAKEVSDKGRITINGIVAKASTNVKVGDELAITFGTKKITVKIEALQEAAKKEEAANLYSIVKEERISSEV, from the coding sequence ATGAGGTTAGATAAATTTTTAAAAGTATCACGTTTAATTAAGCGCCGTACATTAGCAAAAGAAGTATCAGACAAGGGCCGTATTACCATTAATGGTATTGTTGCAAAAGCAAGCACAAATGTGAAAGTAGGAGATGAGTTAGCGATCACATTTGGCACGAAGAAAATTACCGTTAAAATAGAGGCTCTTCAAGAAGCAGCTAAAAAAGAAGAAGCAGCTAATTTATACTCAATTGTCAAAGAAGAGCGTATTTCATCTGAAGTATAA
- the yabP gene encoding sporulation protein YabP, whose amino-acid sequence MSQFYETSNSNKDHTPNHDLVMKGRRLLDITGVKQVESFDNEEFLLETVMGFLSVRGQNLQMKNLDVDQGIVSIKGKIFDIVYLDENQSEKAKGFFSKLFR is encoded by the coding sequence ATGAGCCAATTTTACGAAACAAGCAATTCAAACAAAGACCATACTCCAAATCATGATTTAGTGATGAAGGGTCGGCGTCTCTTAGATATCACGGGTGTGAAGCAGGTAGAGAGCTTTGACAATGAGGAATTTTTACTTGAAACAGTGATGGGTTTCTTGTCAGTTAGAGGGCAAAACCTGCAAATGAAAAATTTAGACGTTGATCAAGGAATTGTATCGATAAAAGGAAAAATCTTTGATATAGTTTACTTAGATGAGAACCAATCGGAGAAGGCTAAAGGATTCTTTAGTAAGTTGTTTCGATGA
- the yabQ gene encoding spore cortex biosynthesis protein YabQ yields MSLNIQLYTMLAMVSMGSGLGASLDTYRYFVNRSKSRPWFVFVNDVLFWMVQALLIFYVLFLVNEGELRLYAFLALFCGFAAYQSLFQSLYLKVLTFTVSSVLSLYRGVLTLSNIFLVKPIRFFIHILVVVALGIYRAVHKLLVFCLKLIYVPTRWLLFVFWRMMPKPVKRFLHMGFRYIEGIYNRAKNMIMRIVAWVNTLKNKGDD; encoded by the coding sequence ATGAGTTTAAACATTCAGCTCTATACAATGCTTGCGATGGTATCGATGGGAAGCGGTTTAGGTGCTTCTCTCGATACTTATCGTTACTTTGTTAATCGCTCTAAATCACGCCCATGGTTTGTATTTGTGAATGACGTGTTGTTTTGGATGGTGCAAGCTCTTCTCATTTTTTATGTGTTGTTTTTAGTGAATGAAGGAGAACTGCGTTTGTATGCGTTTCTTGCTTTGTTTTGCGGCTTTGCCGCGTATCAAAGCTTATTTCAATCACTGTATTTAAAAGTATTAACATTTACTGTCTCGAGCGTATTAAGTTTATATCGAGGTGTTCTAACGCTTAGTAATATTTTTTTGGTCAAGCCTATCCGCTTCTTTATTCATATTTTAGTTGTAGTCGCTTTAGGGATCTACCGAGCTGTTCATAAGCTGCTCGTATTCTGTCTAAAGCTTATTTACGTACCGACCAGGTGGCTTCTTTTCGTATTTTGGAGAATGATGCCTAAACCTGTAAAACGATTTTTACATATGGGTTTTCGGTATATAGAAGGAATTTACAATCGTGCAAAGAATATGATAATGAGAATTGTTGCATGGGTGAACACTTTAAAAAACAAGGGGGACGACTAA
- a CDS encoding FtsB family cell division protein, translating into MSAVRKKKVAKLNTDYSHKQEQIKQNTDRKRIGLIRRLTVFGVLALIIGGLMVSALITQTSAIENKKAEKVKLEQQLTKLQSKQKQLKGEIVKLNDDDYIKKIARRDYFLSEDGEIIFNVKKD; encoded by the coding sequence ATGAGTGCGGTACGAAAAAAAAAGGTCGCGAAGTTAAATACTGATTATAGCCATAAACAAGAGCAAATTAAACAAAATACAGATCGAAAGCGTATCGGTTTAATTAGGCGTTTGACTGTTTTCGGAGTGTTGGCCTTAATCATTGGTGGATTGATGGTATCAGCTTTAATTACGCAAACCTCAGCTATTGAGAACAAAAAAGCTGAGAAGGTGAAATTAGAACAGCAGCTGACAAAATTACAAAGCAAGCAAAAACAGTTAAAAGGTGAAATCGTCAAGTTAAATGACGATGATTATATTAAAAAGATTGCCCGCAGAGATTATTTTTTATCAGAAGACGGAGAAATTATCTTTAATGTAAAAAAAGACTAA
- a CDS encoding S1 domain-containing RNA-binding protein → MSIEVGSKLQGKVTGITNFGAFVELPGGSTGLVHISEVADNYVKDINDHLKVGDEVEVKVINVEKDGKIGLSIKKAVDKPERPERPERPARAPRSDRPRDSRPQRNNNRGGGNDFRTKETFEQKMNRFLKDSEERLSSLKRHTESKRGGRGAKRG, encoded by the coding sequence ATGTCAATCGAAGTAGGCAGCAAGTTACAGGGAAAGGTAACAGGTATTACGAACTTTGGAGCTTTTGTTGAGTTACCAGGAGGTTCAACAGGCTTGGTTCATATCAGTGAAGTAGCTGATAATTACGTAAAGGACATTAACGACCATTTAAAAGTGGGCGACGAAGTTGAAGTCAAAGTAATTAACGTTGAGAAAGATGGTAAAATTGGTCTTTCAATTAAGAAAGCGGTAGACAAACCAGAACGTCCAGAAAGACCAGAGCGTCCTGCAAGAGCGCCACGCTCAGACCGTCCACGTGATTCACGCCCACAACGTAATAACAATCGTGGTGGCGGTAATGATTTCCGTACAAAAGAAACATTCGAACAAAAAATGAATCGTTTCTTAAAAGACAGTGAAGAACGTTTATCTTCCCTAAAACGCCATACCGAATCAAAACGCGGTGGACGCGGT